GCCGAGAAGAAGCAGCAGGCCCAGGATATCCTGGATCAGGCAAAAGAGAGCGGCAATTTTGAGGAAGCCATTACCGCCCAGGATCTGACCATGTCTACCACTACTTTTGGCGGGGATGCCACCACAGCTCTTCCGGATGCGGTGAAGGAAGCCGCAGATGCGCTGGCAGAGGGCGAGTACACCGATGTCATCGAGGCCAACAACAGCTACTATGTGGCACACCTCATCAGCGAGTTTGACCAGGAAGCAACCGACAGCCGCAAGGCAGAGATCGTTTCCAAGCGCCAGACTGAGCATTATGATGAGACATACGAAAACTGGTCAGTGGATGTGAACTTCTCCGTCAACGAGAAGGTATGGAAGAAGGTTACCTTCGATGCACCGCTCACCATCACTACCAACCAGACCGTTGATCTGAGCACCGAGCAGACAACCGATGGAAGCGACGAGGCAAAGGCAGCGGACGAGACGACGGCTGGTGATGAGAGCACAGACAGCACGGATGCAGAAGCAGCGGACACGACAGACGGCGCAGCGGCTGAAAATGCAGATACTGGCGCGGATGCAGAAAACGCAGCCGAGACGGGAGCAGATGCCGGAGCAGCGGACAGCGCAGCTGCCGCCGATGAGACCGCAGCCGACAATGCAGATAACGCAGAAGCAGAGTAAATACAGAAACAGAGATAACATGGGGCCGATCACGATTGTGGTCGGCCTTTTCAAGTAAAATTATTTTATTCGGTTGGAACTGACTCGGTCACGACCGAATAAAAATTGACATTTGCGCGCATGCTTATTATACTATGTATATCAATTCTTATCATTTCTTCAGTTTGGAGGATGCTATGTATGTTTTATGGAAGAGAAAATGAGATAAAAAAGCTGTGTGCAATGTTTCGTGCAGACGGGCAGAGGATATCCCTGATTTATGGAAGACGC
Above is a window of Oscillospiraceae bacterium NTUH-002-81 DNA encoding:
- a CDS encoding peptidyl-prolyl cis-trans isomerase; its protein translation is MKNRKLTGIIAGVMLAAMVMTGCSGKGLDGSATVATVGDETISLGVANFLAKVQQSQMETYYKSYFGDSMWSMDIGGMTYEESVKNSVMDTLKEYYIVRDHAADYGVTLSDEDEQKIADTAAAFMADNSALTIKQMTASEDVVKELLELATIRTRVYNAVIAEADTNVSDEEAAQKKAEYFYISVADYTNDDGETVSYTDEEKAEKKQQAQDILDQAKESGNFEEAITAQDLTMSTTTFGGDATTALPDAVKEAADALAEGEYTDVIEANNSYYVAHLISEFDQEATDSRKAEIVSKRQTEHYDETYENWSVDVNFSVNEKVWKKVTFDAPLTITTNQTVDLSTEQTTDGSDEAKAADETTAGDESTDSTDAEAADTTDGAAAENADTGADAENAAETGADAGAADSAAAADETAADNADNAEAE